One genomic segment of Arcobacter porcinus includes these proteins:
- a CDS encoding RNA-binding domain-containing protein, with product MTCEELSELRENYQFEAKSAQGQSGNGEIPKELWESYSSMANSDGGKILLGAKELKDGSLEFLGIKDIDKAQKDFWTTINNPQKVNKNILKESDLELIECENKKLILLHIPRVARTLKPIYIGQNPLTGTYLRYHDSDIKANEDIVKHLLADALNESNDTFIVEGFTMEDVDSNSLNSYRNIYKSTKLNHPWIELDDKEFLTQIGAYKKDRKTNQEGLTLAGLLMFGKFRSILDGVPNYLVDYQEQTENAEDRWIDRVTTDGTWSGNLFEFSQKVYRKLSSELKVPFKLKDSFQRVDESNIHEAIREALINSLIHANYSGRIGILIVKHPKGFSFRNSGLLRVSKEEAFKGGHSDCRNRTLQKMFQYIGMGEQAGSGFTKMLRAWKEQHWQFPYLEENTSLETTTLFMPTISLFPKEIQEELENRFGKEYINLDKDSRLALILATVDDEVSNIRLSDIGAIHSADTSKILKKLVDKKLLISEGVGRGTKYYINKSFINTDGTTPSETVGIPSEAEKLVLNYIQEKGLIRREDIETLLNVKESRAREILRNMSKDGKIIKISSGKNTYYEENK from the coding sequence ATGACTTGTGAAGAACTATCAGAACTTAGAGAAAACTATCAATTTGAAGCAAAATCAGCTCAAGGACAAAGTGGAAATGGAGAGATACCAAAAGAACTTTGGGAGAGTTATAGCTCTATGGCAAATAGTGATGGTGGAAAAATTCTTCTTGGTGCAAAAGAGTTAAAAGACGGTAGTTTGGAGTTTTTGGGAATAAAAGATATAGATAAAGCCCAAAAAGACTTTTGGACAACAATAAATAATCCCCAAAAAGTAAATAAAAATATATTAAAAGAATCTGATTTAGAACTTATCGAGTGTGAAAATAAAAAACTAATTTTGCTTCATATTCCACGAGTTGCTAGAACTTTAAAACCAATCTATATTGGACAAAATCCACTAACTGGAACATATCTTAGATACCATGATTCAGATATAAAAGCAAATGAAGATATAGTAAAACACCTTTTAGCCGATGCTCTAAATGAGTCAAATGATACTTTTATCGTAGAAGGTTTTACTATGGAAGATGTAGATAGTAATAGTCTAAATTCATATAGAAATATTTACAAATCCACAAAATTAAATCATCCTTGGATAGAGCTTGATGATAAAGAGTTTTTAACTCAAATTGGGGCTTATAAAAAAGATAGAAAAACAAATCAAGAGGGATTAACTCTTGCTGGGCTTTTGATGTTTGGTAAATTTAGGTCAATACTTGATGGAGTACCAAACTATTTGGTTGATTATCAAGAACAAACTGAAAATGCTGAAGATAGATGGATTGATAGAGTTACAACAGATGGTACTTGGAGTGGAAATCTTTTTGAATTTAGCCAAAAAGTTTATAGAAAACTAAGTTCAGAACTCAAAGTACCTTTTAAACTAAAAGATTCTTTTCAAAGAGTTGATGAGTCAAATATTCACGAAGCTATAAGAGAAGCTCTTATAAATAGTTTGATACATGCAAATTATAGTGGAAGAATTGGTATTTTAATCGTTAAACATCCAAAAGGCTTTAGCTTTAGAAATTCAGGGCTTTTAAGAGTATCAAAAGAGGAAGCTTTCAAAGGTGGACATAGTGATTGTAGAAATAGAACTTTACAAAAAATGTTCCAATATATTGGTATGGGAGAACAAGCAGGTTCAGGTTTTACAAAAATGCTAAGAGCTTGGAAAGAACAGCATTGGCAATTTCCATATCTTGAAGAGAATACTAGCCTTGAAACAACAACACTTTTTATGCCTACAATTTCACTTTTTCCAAAGGAAATTCAAGAAGAACTTGAAAATAGATTTGGTAAAGAGTATATAAACCTTGATAAAGATTCAAGATTGGCACTAATTTTAGCAACAGTTGATGATGAAGTTTCAAATATTAGATTATCTGATATTGGTGCAATTCATTCAGCAGATACATCAAAAATATTAAAAAAACTTGTAGATAAGAAATTGCTGATTTCTGAAGGAGTTGGAAGAGGCACGAAATATTATATAAATAAGAGTTTTATAAATACCGACGGTACAACACCGTCGGAAACCGTCGGAATACCGTCGGAAGCAGAAAAGTTGGTTTTAAATTATATTCAAGAAAAAGGTTTGATAAGAAGAGAAGATATTGAAACACTTTTAAATGTAAAAGAGAGTAGAGCTCGTGAAATATTAAGAAATATGTCTAAAGATGGAAAAATTATTAAAATAAGTAGTGGAAAAAACACTTACTATGAGGAAAATAAATGA
- a CDS encoding DUF4435 domain-containing protein, which yields MNKIDLLKNGELVNIEYEKTIVFIGANGSGKSRLGAWIENKNPKEVHRISAQRNLSFNQEISLKSFEKSQKFLYYGSDFQGQQPDYLDRYTSQAKSNQRWQSGKFTTGLLNDYNHLLSMLYSEQNLRNEILAKKVSENTGATITNDFKPSSNIEKLIDLWNKLLPHRQIEFFDQKILVKKESESYIGTELSDGERVIIYLIGQVLSVEPNFILIVDEPEIHIHKSILNPLWDELEKLRDDISIFYITHDLDFAKERFGSKRVWIKSFDGKETWDFDEIDFDNNEEFNQIHFEIMGSRKPVLFIEGEKGSLDYKLYSKLYDKYTIIPLKSCSAVIEMVSSYKKEWTLHNIQPIGIIDKDFRTENEIELLNNKGVYTIDVLEVENLFCLPKIAAEIYSILSIGGLHFDKSKEDILSEIQNIISTTFEGNLDKLIQNIIYKKTSDLLSKFPKPKHDEDFKSKYDDYINTIDVDNLISETISSLDALKNENDISKIICLIDNKGLVVKVSGIFGMHKERYISTVIKNIEKDEIKNVFFEYLPNIEDNL from the coding sequence ATGAACAAAATAGATTTATTAAAAAATGGTGAATTAGTTAATATTGAATATGAAAAAACAATAGTTTTTATAGGGGCAAATGGCTCTGGGAAAAGTAGATTGGGTGCTTGGATAGAAAATAAAAATCCTAAAGAAGTACATAGAATCTCTGCACAAAGAAATTTGTCTTTTAATCAAGAAATATCTTTAAAATCTTTTGAAAAATCTCAAAAATTTTTATATTATGGTAGTGATTTTCAAGGACAACAGCCAGATTATTTGGATAGATATACTTCTCAAGCAAAATCAAATCAAAGGTGGCAAAGTGGAAAGTTTACAACTGGATTATTAAATGACTATAACCATTTATTATCAATGTTGTATTCTGAACAAAATTTACGAAATGAAATATTAGCAAAAAAAGTTTCTGAAAATACTGGTGCAACAATTACAAATGATTTTAAACCATCATCAAATATTGAAAAACTTATTGATTTATGGAATAAATTATTACCACATAGACAAATAGAGTTTTTTGACCAAAAAATATTAGTAAAAAAAGAATCAGAAAGTTATATAGGAACAGAGCTTAGCGATGGAGAAAGAGTAATAATCTATCTAATCGGGCAAGTTTTAAGTGTTGAACCTAATTTTATTTTAATAGTTGATGAACCAGAAATACATATACATAAGTCAATTTTAAATCCCTTATGGGACGAATTGGAAAAATTAAGAGATGATATATCTATATTTTATATTACACATGATTTGGATTTTGCAAAAGAGAGATTTGGTAGTAAAAGAGTTTGGATTAAAAGCTTTGATGGTAAAGAAACTTGGGATTTTGATGAGATAGATTTTGATAACAATGAAGAGTTTAACCAGATACATTTTGAAATTATGGGCTCAAGAAAACCAGTGTTATTTATAGAAGGTGAAAAAGGAAGTTTGGATTATAAGTTGTATTCAAAACTTTATGATAAATATACAATCATACCACTAAAATCTTGTAGTGCTGTAATAGAAATGGTTAGCTCTTATAAAAAGGAGTGGACACTTCATAATATTCAACCTATAGGAATTATTGATAAAGATTTTAGAACAGAAAACGAAATAGAATTACTTAACAACAAAGGTGTATATACTATAGATGTTTTAGAGGTTGAAAATTTATTTTGTTTACCAAAAATAGCTGCAGAGATTTATAGTATTTTAAGTATAGGTGGTCTTCATTTTGACAAGAGTAAAGAAGATATTTTAAGTGAAATTCAAAATATTATATCTACTACATTTGAAGGAAATTTAGATAAATTAATTCAAAATATAATTTATAAAAAAACCTCTGATTTGTTGAGTAAATTCCCAAAACCAAAACATGATGAAGATTTTAAGAGTAAATATGATGATTATATAAATACTATTGATGTTGATAATCTTATTTCAGAAACAATATCATCTTTAGATGCACTAAAAAATGAAAATGATATTTCAAAAATTATTTGTCTGATTGATAACAAAGGATTAGTTGTGAAAGTATCAGGAATATTTGGAATGCATAAAGAGCGTTACATTTCAACTGTTATCAAAAATATTGAAAAAGATGAAATTAAAAATGTATTTTTTGAATATTTACCAAATATAGAGGATAATTTATGA